Proteins encoded in a region of the Podarcis muralis chromosome 2, rPodMur119.hap1.1, whole genome shotgun sequence genome:
- the LOC114592150 gene encoding E3 SUMO-protein ligase ZBED1-like isoform X6: protein MPRPDLIRWLEELVIPPCMEGYSAAGSKDPEIKSEVDSSCPLQPLNIWFGELGEALEPICEVKREEEPSIVQAENLPPTEQLCSIQPKVSAKRAKHPKLEACSRRASCNCVKVNSVEALLRNPFPQRSLAEQRCIKELGPDRPDLCIVQTVLEKGKPVTRRFSRVWYDRKEWLCGSTSKNAFLCFPCLLFGGAATWARTGMADMKQISLKTKVHEESAKHRENCLKLSELGRVNGAEPTDTGCDAHTGKHSQEVENSPPHPRALECPEYHHLVDKRKTKSPFWVHFGLPADESGRVVSDGVAICKICLHSVSAKGRNTSNLGKHLQLKHPLEFRELPSSSRDISVPSHKNAMEPAAETASASAAVTVAESPSEQQNTASDSEPLNPKSLSSCTQAITEYLATCLEPYNTVDHPKFIQMVNTLKPKYPLPGRNYFATAGVPKLYKDTVEKMKREICRLTKTELAVTTDCWTSVAGAPFVAVTVHFISDEWKLTDACLACRHFGKEPSAAVLCEMLRDALSEWGIDVKNVFCSTTDNGANILRAVWQLGLEHISCFAHNINDGVNRALNLTQLRRAVRRLKRLQNSICRSWKMRRDLTRAQEMLEMDKVGLPSACPTRWCSLLKLCRSFLENQLPLSKALMDYPSKRHLMLEGDDISAVQDFVSAATVLEDFTTTLSGSSYVTASSVLPLYRQIKKSLQPQEGDSVLLKDIKREILGALSEKYDSAPTATTLGLASLCDPRFRLRFLEAPEAVRQEAVKKMADLQGSLRAASTEPSTGPAPPRKRTLAKIFGLEAEEALADDASKAEKELNEYMAMPRVSFDECPLTWWKANEASFPMLKVLAKKFLAIPGTSVPSESAFGTAGDALQRQRVSLLPENAEMQIFLAKNINFIQ from the exons ATGCCCAGGCCGGACCTCATCCGCTGGCTCGAAGAGCTGGTTATACCGCCCTGCATGGAAGGATACTCAGCAGCAG GAAGTAAAGATCCAGAGATTAAAAGTGAAGTAGATTCCTCCTGCCCCTTGCAACCCCTGAATATCTGGTTTGGAGAGTTGGGTGAAGCCCTGGAACCAATTTGTGAggtgaagagagaggaggaaccttCCATTGTGCAGGCGGAAAACCTTCCGCCAACAGAACAGCTTTGTTCGATACAGCCCAAAGTGTCAGCAAAAAGAGCCAAGCATCCCAAGCTGGAA GCCTGTAGCAGAAGAGCTTCCTGCAACTGTGTGAAGGTGAACAGCGTGGAAGCCCTGCTGCGAAATCCCTTTCCTCAGCGCAGTTTGGCTGAGCAACGCTGCATTAAAGAGCTCGGTCCCGACCGCCCTGACCTGTGCATTGTGCAAACCGTGCTGGAGAAAGGCAAGCCTGTCACCCGGAGATTTAGCAGGGTCTGGTACGACCGGAAGGAGTGGCTTTGcggaagcacctcaaaaaacgcgTTCCTGTGCTTTCCCTGCTTGCTGTTTGGCGGCGCCGCCACCTGGGCACGGACTGGAATGGCAGACATGAAACAGATCTCCCTAAAGACGAAAGTTCACGAGGAATCTGCAAAGCACAGGGAGAACTGCCTGAAGCTGTCTGAATTGGGCAGAGTCAATGGTGCCGAGCCAACCGACACTGGCTGCGACGCTCACACCGGGAAGCATAGCCAGGAAGTGGAGAACAG CCCGCCTCATCCCCGTGCTCTGGAAtgtcctgaataccaccatttggtagACAAGCGAAAAACAAAGAGTCCTTTCTGGGTGCATTTTGGATTGCCTGCCGACGAGAGCGGCCGTGTGGTGTCCGACGGGGTCGCGATTTGCAAAATATGTTTGCACTCTGTGTCCGCAAAAGGCAGAAACACCTCCAACCTCGGCAAACACCTCCAGCTCAAACACCCTCTGGAATTTAGGGAGCTGCCTTCTTCGTCCAGAGACATTTCCGTCCCTTCGCATAAAAATGCCATGGAGCCGGCGGCTGAGACGGCATCAGCGAGTGCTGCAGTAACTGTTGCAGAAAGTCCTAGTGAACAGCAAAACACCGCGTCGGATTCTGAGCCGCTCAATCCTAAGAGCTTGAGCTCTTGTACTCAGGCGATCACAGAGTATCTGGCTACGTGCCTGGAGCCTTACAACACAGTGGACCACCCCAAATTTATCCAGATGGTGAACACTCTAAAACCGAAATATCCGTTGCCCGGTAGAAATTACTTCGCTACCGCAGGAGTTCCAAAGCTGTACAAGGACACGGTGGAGAAAATGAAGAGAGAAATATGCAGGCTAACTAAGACTGAACTGGCCGTCACAACTGATTGCTGGACGTCCGTAGCCGGCGCTCCGTTTGTGGCAGTGACGGTCCATTTCATTTCGGACGAGTGGAAGTTGACCGACGCTTGCTTGGCCTGTAGACATTTTGGGAAGGAGCCCAGCGCAGCCGTTCTTTGTGAAATGCTCAGAGACGCCTTATCGGAGTGGGGCATTGACGTGAAGAACGTATTTTGCAGCACGACGGATAACGGCGCCAATATCCTCAGAGCGGTCTGGCAGCTGGGCTTGGAGCACATCTCTTGCTTCGCTCACAATATAAACGACGGGGTGAACCGAGCTCTGAACCTGACGCAACTGAGAAGGGCGGTCAGGAGGCTGAAAAGGCTGCAAAACAGTATTTGCCGTAGCTGGAAAATGAGGCGAGACCTCACCAGAGCTCAGGAGATGCTCGAGATGGACAAGGTGGGTTTGCCAAGCGCTTGTCCCACAAGGTGGTGCAGTCTGCTCAAGCTGTGCCGAAGTTTTCTCGAAAACCAGCTCCCGCTGTCCAAGGCACTTATGGATTATCCGTCTAAAAGACATTTGATGTTGGAAGGTGACGACATCTCGGCGGTCCAAGACTTTGTGTCTGCAGCTACCGTGTTAGAGGATTTCACCACGACTCTAAGCGGAAGCAGTTACGTCACGGCCTCGTCTGTTCTGCCTCTTTACAGGCAAATTAAGAAAAGTCTCCAGCCCCAGGAGGGAGACAGTGTGCTGCTGAAGGACATTAAACGTGAGATTTTGGGTGCGCTGTCGGAAAAGTACGACAGCGCCCCCACCGCGACCACTTTAGGCCTGGCCTCGTTGTGCGACCCCAGGTTTCGCCTGCGTTTCTTGGAAGCTCCTGAGGCTGTCAGGCAGGAGGCCGTGAAGAAGATGGCGGACTTGCAAGGGAGTCTGCGTGCTGCTTCGACGGAGCCCAGTACTGGCCCTGCTCCACCCAGAAAAAGGACGTTGGCAAAAATCTTCGGTTTAGAGGCAGAAGAGGCGTTGGCGGATGATGCATCGAAAGCAGAAAAAGAGCTCAATGAGTATATGGCTATGCCGCGAGTGAGCTTCGATGAATGCCCTCTGACGTGGTGGAAGGCAAATGAGGCTTCCTTTCCGATGTTGAAGGTGCTTGCAAAGAAGTTTTTGGCTATCCCAGGAACAAGTGTGCCATCCGAAAGCGCGTTCGGCACGGCTGGCGATGCTCTTCAAAGACAAAGGGTGTCTCTTTTGCCAGAGAACGCCGAAATGCAAATTTTCcttgcaaaaaatataaatttcattcagtaa
- the LOC114592150 gene encoding E3 SUMO-protein ligase ZBED1-like isoform X3, which yields MVKREKMAALQSAQGLVSFEEVVIHFTKEEWELLDPWQKALYKEIMLENYRNVTSLEGGDPLMPRPDLIRWLEELVIPPCMEGYSAAGSKDPEIKSEVDSSCPLQPLNIWFGELGEALEPICEVKREEEPSIVQAENLPPTEQLCSIQPKVSAKRAKHPKLEACSRRASCNCVKVNSVEALLRNPFPQRSLAEQRCIKELGPDRPDLCIVQTVLEKGKPVTRRFSRVWYDRKEWLCGSTSKNAFLCFPCLLFGGAATWARTGMADMKQISLKTKVHEESAKHRENCLKLSELGRVNGAEPTDTGCDAHTGKHSQEVENSPPHPRALECPEYHHLVDKRKTKSPFWVHFGLPADESGRVVSDGVAICKICLHSVSAKGRNTSNLGKHLQLKHPLEFRELPSSSRDISVPSHKNAMEPAAETASASAAVTVAESPSEQQNTASDSEPLNPKSLSSCTQAITEYLATCLEPYNTVDHPKFIQMVNTLKPKYPLPGRNYFATAGVPKLYKDTVEKMKREICRLTKTELAVTTDCWTSVAGAPFVAVTVHFISDEWKLTDACLACRHFGKEPSAAVLCEMLRDALSEWGIDVKNVFCSTTDNGANILRAVWQLGLEHISCFAHNINDGVNRALNLTQLRRAVRRLKRLQNSICRSWKMRRDLTRAQEMLEMDKVGLPSACPTRWCSLLKLCRSFLENQLPLSKALMDYPSKRHLMLEGDDISAVQDFVSAATVLEDFTTTLSGSSYVTASSVLPLYRQIKKSLQPQEGDSVLLKDIKREILGALSEKYDSAPTATTLGLASLCDPRFRLRFLEAPEAVRQEAVKKMADLQGSLRAASTEPSTGPAPPRKRTLAKIFGLEAEEALADDASKAEKELNEYMAMPRVSFDECPLTWWKANEASFPMLKVLAKKFLAIPGTSVPSESAFGTAGDALQRQRVSLLPENAEMQIFLAKNINFIQ from the exons ATGGTGAAAAGAGAAAAAATGGCTGCTCTGCAGTCAGCTCAG GGTCTGGTGTCCTTTGAAGAGGTGGTCATACATTTCACGAAGGAGGAGTGGGAACTCCTGGACCCATGGCAGAAGGCTCTGTACAAGGAAATCATGCTGGAAAATTATAGGAATGTGACCTCCCTGG aaggaggagaCCCTCTCATGCCCAGGCCGGACCTCATCCGCTGGCTCGAAGAGCTGGTTATACCGCCCTGCATGGAAGGATACTCAGCAGCAG GAAGTAAAGATCCAGAGATTAAAAGTGAAGTAGATTCCTCCTGCCCCTTGCAACCCCTGAATATCTGGTTTGGAGAGTTGGGTGAAGCCCTGGAACCAATTTGTGAggtgaagagagaggaggaaccttCCATTGTGCAGGCGGAAAACCTTCCGCCAACAGAACAGCTTTGTTCGATACAGCCCAAAGTGTCAGCAAAAAGAGCCAAGCATCCCAAGCTGGAA GCCTGTAGCAGAAGAGCTTCCTGCAACTGTGTGAAGGTGAACAGCGTGGAAGCCCTGCTGCGAAATCCCTTTCCTCAGCGCAGTTTGGCTGAGCAACGCTGCATTAAAGAGCTCGGTCCCGACCGCCCTGACCTGTGCATTGTGCAAACCGTGCTGGAGAAAGGCAAGCCTGTCACCCGGAGATTTAGCAGGGTCTGGTACGACCGGAAGGAGTGGCTTTGcggaagcacctcaaaaaacgcgTTCCTGTGCTTTCCCTGCTTGCTGTTTGGCGGCGCCGCCACCTGGGCACGGACTGGAATGGCAGACATGAAACAGATCTCCCTAAAGACGAAAGTTCACGAGGAATCTGCAAAGCACAGGGAGAACTGCCTGAAGCTGTCTGAATTGGGCAGAGTCAATGGTGCCGAGCCAACCGACACTGGCTGCGACGCTCACACCGGGAAGCATAGCCAGGAAGTGGAGAACAG CCCGCCTCATCCCCGTGCTCTGGAAtgtcctgaataccaccatttggtagACAAGCGAAAAACAAAGAGTCCTTTCTGGGTGCATTTTGGATTGCCTGCCGACGAGAGCGGCCGTGTGGTGTCCGACGGGGTCGCGATTTGCAAAATATGTTTGCACTCTGTGTCCGCAAAAGGCAGAAACACCTCCAACCTCGGCAAACACCTCCAGCTCAAACACCCTCTGGAATTTAGGGAGCTGCCTTCTTCGTCCAGAGACATTTCCGTCCCTTCGCATAAAAATGCCATGGAGCCGGCGGCTGAGACGGCATCAGCGAGTGCTGCAGTAACTGTTGCAGAAAGTCCTAGTGAACAGCAAAACACCGCGTCGGATTCTGAGCCGCTCAATCCTAAGAGCTTGAGCTCTTGTACTCAGGCGATCACAGAGTATCTGGCTACGTGCCTGGAGCCTTACAACACAGTGGACCACCCCAAATTTATCCAGATGGTGAACACTCTAAAACCGAAATATCCGTTGCCCGGTAGAAATTACTTCGCTACCGCAGGAGTTCCAAAGCTGTACAAGGACACGGTGGAGAAAATGAAGAGAGAAATATGCAGGCTAACTAAGACTGAACTGGCCGTCACAACTGATTGCTGGACGTCCGTAGCCGGCGCTCCGTTTGTGGCAGTGACGGTCCATTTCATTTCGGACGAGTGGAAGTTGACCGACGCTTGCTTGGCCTGTAGACATTTTGGGAAGGAGCCCAGCGCAGCCGTTCTTTGTGAAATGCTCAGAGACGCCTTATCGGAGTGGGGCATTGACGTGAAGAACGTATTTTGCAGCACGACGGATAACGGCGCCAATATCCTCAGAGCGGTCTGGCAGCTGGGCTTGGAGCACATCTCTTGCTTCGCTCACAATATAAACGACGGGGTGAACCGAGCTCTGAACCTGACGCAACTGAGAAGGGCGGTCAGGAGGCTGAAAAGGCTGCAAAACAGTATTTGCCGTAGCTGGAAAATGAGGCGAGACCTCACCAGAGCTCAGGAGATGCTCGAGATGGACAAGGTGGGTTTGCCAAGCGCTTGTCCCACAAGGTGGTGCAGTCTGCTCAAGCTGTGCCGAAGTTTTCTCGAAAACCAGCTCCCGCTGTCCAAGGCACTTATGGATTATCCGTCTAAAAGACATTTGATGTTGGAAGGTGACGACATCTCGGCGGTCCAAGACTTTGTGTCTGCAGCTACCGTGTTAGAGGATTTCACCACGACTCTAAGCGGAAGCAGTTACGTCACGGCCTCGTCTGTTCTGCCTCTTTACAGGCAAATTAAGAAAAGTCTCCAGCCCCAGGAGGGAGACAGTGTGCTGCTGAAGGACATTAAACGTGAGATTTTGGGTGCGCTGTCGGAAAAGTACGACAGCGCCCCCACCGCGACCACTTTAGGCCTGGCCTCGTTGTGCGACCCCAGGTTTCGCCTGCGTTTCTTGGAAGCTCCTGAGGCTGTCAGGCAGGAGGCCGTGAAGAAGATGGCGGACTTGCAAGGGAGTCTGCGTGCTGCTTCGACGGAGCCCAGTACTGGCCCTGCTCCACCCAGAAAAAGGACGTTGGCAAAAATCTTCGGTTTAGAGGCAGAAGAGGCGTTGGCGGATGATGCATCGAAAGCAGAAAAAGAGCTCAATGAGTATATGGCTATGCCGCGAGTGAGCTTCGATGAATGCCCTCTGACGTGGTGGAAGGCAAATGAGGCTTCCTTTCCGATGTTGAAGGTGCTTGCAAAGAAGTTTTTGGCTATCCCAGGAACAAGTGTGCCATCCGAAAGCGCGTTCGGCACGGCTGGCGATGCTCTTCAAAGACAAAGGGTGTCTCTTTTGCCAGAGAACGCCGAAATGCAAATTTTCcttgcaaaaaatataaatttcattcagtaa
- the LOC114592150 gene encoding E3 SUMO-protein ligase ZBED1-like isoform X5, with translation MLENYRNVTSLEGGDPLMPRPDLIRWLEELVIPPCMEGYSAAGSKDPEIKSEVDSSCPLQPLNIWFGELGEALEPICEVKREEEPSIVQAENLPPTEQLCSIQPKVSAKRAKHPKLEACSRRASCNCVKVNSVEALLRNPFPQRSLAEQRCIKELGPDRPDLCIVQTVLEKGKPVTRRFSRVWYDRKEWLCGSTSKNAFLCFPCLLFGGAATWARTGMADMKQISLKTKVHEESAKHRENCLKLSELGRVNGAEPTDTGCDAHTGKHSQEVENSPPHPRALECPEYHHLVDKRKTKSPFWVHFGLPADESGRVVSDGVAICKICLHSVSAKGRNTSNLGKHLQLKHPLEFRELPSSSRDISVPSHKNAMEPAAETASASAAVTVAESPSEQQNTASDSEPLNPKSLSSCTQAITEYLATCLEPYNTVDHPKFIQMVNTLKPKYPLPGRNYFATAGVPKLYKDTVEKMKREICRLTKTELAVTTDCWTSVAGAPFVAVTVHFISDEWKLTDACLACRHFGKEPSAAVLCEMLRDALSEWGIDVKNVFCSTTDNGANILRAVWQLGLEHISCFAHNINDGVNRALNLTQLRRAVRRLKRLQNSICRSWKMRRDLTRAQEMLEMDKVGLPSACPTRWCSLLKLCRSFLENQLPLSKALMDYPSKRHLMLEGDDISAVQDFVSAATVLEDFTTTLSGSSYVTASSVLPLYRQIKKSLQPQEGDSVLLKDIKREILGALSEKYDSAPTATTLGLASLCDPRFRLRFLEAPEAVRQEAVKKMADLQGSLRAASTEPSTGPAPPRKRTLAKIFGLEAEEALADDASKAEKELNEYMAMPRVSFDECPLTWWKANEASFPMLKVLAKKFLAIPGTSVPSESAFGTAGDALQRQRVSLLPENAEMQIFLAKNINFIQ, from the exons ATGCTGGAAAATTATAGGAATGTGACCTCCCTGG aaggaggagaCCCTCTCATGCCCAGGCCGGACCTCATCCGCTGGCTCGAAGAGCTGGTTATACCGCCCTGCATGGAAGGATACTCAGCAGCAG GAAGTAAAGATCCAGAGATTAAAAGTGAAGTAGATTCCTCCTGCCCCTTGCAACCCCTGAATATCTGGTTTGGAGAGTTGGGTGAAGCCCTGGAACCAATTTGTGAggtgaagagagaggaggaaccttCCATTGTGCAGGCGGAAAACCTTCCGCCAACAGAACAGCTTTGTTCGATACAGCCCAAAGTGTCAGCAAAAAGAGCCAAGCATCCCAAGCTGGAA GCCTGTAGCAGAAGAGCTTCCTGCAACTGTGTGAAGGTGAACAGCGTGGAAGCCCTGCTGCGAAATCCCTTTCCTCAGCGCAGTTTGGCTGAGCAACGCTGCATTAAAGAGCTCGGTCCCGACCGCCCTGACCTGTGCATTGTGCAAACCGTGCTGGAGAAAGGCAAGCCTGTCACCCGGAGATTTAGCAGGGTCTGGTACGACCGGAAGGAGTGGCTTTGcggaagcacctcaaaaaacgcgTTCCTGTGCTTTCCCTGCTTGCTGTTTGGCGGCGCCGCCACCTGGGCACGGACTGGAATGGCAGACATGAAACAGATCTCCCTAAAGACGAAAGTTCACGAGGAATCTGCAAAGCACAGGGAGAACTGCCTGAAGCTGTCTGAATTGGGCAGAGTCAATGGTGCCGAGCCAACCGACACTGGCTGCGACGCTCACACCGGGAAGCATAGCCAGGAAGTGGAGAACAG CCCGCCTCATCCCCGTGCTCTGGAAtgtcctgaataccaccatttggtagACAAGCGAAAAACAAAGAGTCCTTTCTGGGTGCATTTTGGATTGCCTGCCGACGAGAGCGGCCGTGTGGTGTCCGACGGGGTCGCGATTTGCAAAATATGTTTGCACTCTGTGTCCGCAAAAGGCAGAAACACCTCCAACCTCGGCAAACACCTCCAGCTCAAACACCCTCTGGAATTTAGGGAGCTGCCTTCTTCGTCCAGAGACATTTCCGTCCCTTCGCATAAAAATGCCATGGAGCCGGCGGCTGAGACGGCATCAGCGAGTGCTGCAGTAACTGTTGCAGAAAGTCCTAGTGAACAGCAAAACACCGCGTCGGATTCTGAGCCGCTCAATCCTAAGAGCTTGAGCTCTTGTACTCAGGCGATCACAGAGTATCTGGCTACGTGCCTGGAGCCTTACAACACAGTGGACCACCCCAAATTTATCCAGATGGTGAACACTCTAAAACCGAAATATCCGTTGCCCGGTAGAAATTACTTCGCTACCGCAGGAGTTCCAAAGCTGTACAAGGACACGGTGGAGAAAATGAAGAGAGAAATATGCAGGCTAACTAAGACTGAACTGGCCGTCACAACTGATTGCTGGACGTCCGTAGCCGGCGCTCCGTTTGTGGCAGTGACGGTCCATTTCATTTCGGACGAGTGGAAGTTGACCGACGCTTGCTTGGCCTGTAGACATTTTGGGAAGGAGCCCAGCGCAGCCGTTCTTTGTGAAATGCTCAGAGACGCCTTATCGGAGTGGGGCATTGACGTGAAGAACGTATTTTGCAGCACGACGGATAACGGCGCCAATATCCTCAGAGCGGTCTGGCAGCTGGGCTTGGAGCACATCTCTTGCTTCGCTCACAATATAAACGACGGGGTGAACCGAGCTCTGAACCTGACGCAACTGAGAAGGGCGGTCAGGAGGCTGAAAAGGCTGCAAAACAGTATTTGCCGTAGCTGGAAAATGAGGCGAGACCTCACCAGAGCTCAGGAGATGCTCGAGATGGACAAGGTGGGTTTGCCAAGCGCTTGTCCCACAAGGTGGTGCAGTCTGCTCAAGCTGTGCCGAAGTTTTCTCGAAAACCAGCTCCCGCTGTCCAAGGCACTTATGGATTATCCGTCTAAAAGACATTTGATGTTGGAAGGTGACGACATCTCGGCGGTCCAAGACTTTGTGTCTGCAGCTACCGTGTTAGAGGATTTCACCACGACTCTAAGCGGAAGCAGTTACGTCACGGCCTCGTCTGTTCTGCCTCTTTACAGGCAAATTAAGAAAAGTCTCCAGCCCCAGGAGGGAGACAGTGTGCTGCTGAAGGACATTAAACGTGAGATTTTGGGTGCGCTGTCGGAAAAGTACGACAGCGCCCCCACCGCGACCACTTTAGGCCTGGCCTCGTTGTGCGACCCCAGGTTTCGCCTGCGTTTCTTGGAAGCTCCTGAGGCTGTCAGGCAGGAGGCCGTGAAGAAGATGGCGGACTTGCAAGGGAGTCTGCGTGCTGCTTCGACGGAGCCCAGTACTGGCCCTGCTCCACCCAGAAAAAGGACGTTGGCAAAAATCTTCGGTTTAGAGGCAGAAGAGGCGTTGGCGGATGATGCATCGAAAGCAGAAAAAGAGCTCAATGAGTATATGGCTATGCCGCGAGTGAGCTTCGATGAATGCCCTCTGACGTGGTGGAAGGCAAATGAGGCTTCCTTTCCGATGTTGAAGGTGCTTGCAAAGAAGTTTTTGGCTATCCCAGGAACAAGTGTGCCATCCGAAAGCGCGTTCGGCACGGCTGGCGATGCTCTTCAAAGACAAAGGGTGTCTCTTTTGCCAGAGAACGCCGAAATGCAAATTTTCcttgcaaaaaatataaatttcattcagtaa